The following coding sequences are from one Oscillatoria sp. FACHB-1406 window:
- the egtD gene encoding L-histidine N(alpha)-methyltransferase produces the protein MSTPSATIEGNFSIYGDRLRVKHLAFSTAPDDGKDVIAGLIRSPKSLPPRYFYDERGSQLFEQICELPEYYPTRTEAAILQQISPEIARLTGACELVEFGSGSSSKTRRLLDAYRDCNYPLYYVPIDVSASILELSAQQLLLDYPMLKIQALVGTYEEAIAHLPVSHLPARLMFFLGSSLGNFTPTECDRFFEQISCALEPGDYFLLGTDLQKPKSVLEAAYNDSQGVTAAFNLNMLSHLNARFDGNFNLDLFSHRAIYNESKAQIEMYLDLKEACTVTLNALDFTISFEKGESILTEISRKFNLDLIQEELQKRNFEVLQTWTDPKQWFGLSLARLGDA, from the coding sequence ATGTCAACGCCTTCTGCAACAATTGAGGGAAATTTTAGCATCTACGGCGATCGCCTGCGCGTCAAACATCTAGCGTTTTCCACCGCCCCCGACGACGGTAAAGACGTTATTGCAGGCTTGATACGCTCGCCAAAATCGCTCCCGCCCCGCTACTTCTACGACGAGCGCGGTTCCCAGTTATTCGAGCAAATTTGCGAACTGCCTGAATACTACCCGACGCGCACGGAAGCAGCAATTTTACAGCAAATTTCCCCCGAAATTGCACGGCTGACAGGCGCTTGCGAATTAGTCGAATTCGGGAGCGGGAGTTCGAGCAAAACGCGCCGTTTGCTCGATGCGTACCGAGATTGTAACTATCCCCTTTACTACGTTCCGATTGACGTAAGCGCCAGTATTTTGGAACTGAGCGCCCAGCAGTTATTGCTCGATTATCCGATGCTAAAAATTCAAGCTTTAGTCGGAACTTATGAAGAAGCGATCGCGCATCTTCCAGTTTCGCACCTACCCGCGCGTCTGATGTTCTTTCTGGGCAGTAGCTTGGGTAATTTTACCCCAACCGAGTGCGATCGCTTCTTCGAGCAGATTTCCTGCGCTCTCGAACCGGGCGATTACTTCCTGCTTGGAACCGACTTACAAAAACCGAAATCCGTTCTCGAAGCCGCTTATAACGATAGCCAAGGCGTAACCGCAGCGTTCAACCTCAATATGCTCTCGCATCTCAACGCGCGCTTCGACGGTAACTTTAACCTCGATCTTTTTTCACATCGCGCTATCTACAACGAAAGCAAAGCCCAAATCGAAATGTATCTCGATCTTAAAGAAGCTTGCACCGTTACTTTAAATGCTCTCGATTTCACTATTTCTTTTGAAAAAGGAGAAAGTATTTTAACCGAAATTTCTCGTAAATTTAATCTCGATCTGATACAAGAAGAATTGCAAAAACGAAACTTTGAAGTGTTACAAACCTGGACGGACCCAAAACAATGGTTTGGATTGAGCCTTGCGCGCCTTGGCGATGCTTAG
- a CDS encoding SAM-dependent methyltransferase, with protein sequence MKLNEVVPWGRTLGEYQTMFSLSEAELKTQILGCGDGPASFNAEMKQKGYSVISIDPIYQFSTEQIRQRVCETYDPIISQVQQDEKRYVWQNFRNAEALGKARLAAMEAFLLDYESGKKEGRYLFQALPVLEFSERAFQLCLCSHLLFLYSEQLSLEFHLNSVLELLRVAEEVRIFPLLKLDCEPSPYLEPVLQELDKRGYRWGIHTVAYEFQKGGNQMLRIVG encoded by the coding sequence ATGAAACTGAATGAAGTCGTACCTTGGGGCAGAACGTTAGGCGAGTATCAAACCATGTTTTCGCTCTCAGAAGCCGAGCTAAAGACCCAAATTTTGGGCTGCGGCGATGGGCCGGCTAGTTTTAATGCTGAAATGAAACAAAAGGGATATTCCGTTATCTCTATCGACCCAATTTATCAATTTTCTACCGAACAAATTCGTCAGCGCGTTTGCGAAACCTACGATCCCATTATTTCTCAAGTCCAGCAAGATGAAAAACGCTATGTTTGGCAGAATTTTCGCAATGCAGAAGCGTTAGGAAAAGCGCGACTGGCGGCAATGGAAGCTTTTTTATTAGATTATGAATCGGGCAAAAAAGAAGGACGTTACTTGTTTCAAGCTTTGCCCGTATTAGAGTTTTCAGAGCGTGCTTTTCAATTATGTTTGTGTTCTCATTTATTGTTTCTGTATTCGGAACAATTATCGTTAGAATTTCATCTTAATTCTGTTTTGGAACTGTTGCGAGTTGCAGAGGAAGTGCGAATTTTCCCTTTATTAAAGCTCGACTGCGAACCCTCTCCTTATCTCGAACCCGTTCTTCAGGAATTAGATAAACGCGGCTATCGTTGGGGAATTCATACAGTTGCGTATGAGTTCCAAAAAGGGGGAAATCAAATGTTGCGAATAGTCGGTTAA
- a CDS encoding type II toxin-antitoxin system HicB family antitoxin has protein sequence MKLHYEIILYWSLEDSAYIAEVPELPGCAADGDTDREALQNVEIIMQEWIETAKELGRKIPKPQGRLISAELFESGYSSCRDVVYNVSTDTTLL, from the coding sequence ATGAAACTTCATTATGAAATCATTCTCTATTGGAGCCTAGAAGATAGTGCTTACATTGCAGAAGTCCCAGAGTTGCCAGGTTGTGCTGCTGATGGGGACACCGATCGAGAAGCTTTACAGAATGTAGAAATTATCATGCAAGAATGGATAGAAACGGCAAAAGAGTTAGGACGAAAAATTCCAAAACCTCAAGGGCGTTTGATATCTGCTGAACTATTCGAGTCGGGTTATTCCTCCTGTAGAGACGTTGTATACAACGTCTCTACAGATACAACGTTGCTATGA
- a CDS encoding transposase, producing MTKTIRLQNWDYRNNGWYFVTICTRDRVCYFGDIVDCKMELSAIGKIARAFWQEIPQHSRYTSLDAYVLMPNHIHGIVIIDRPDNSGRDVIYNVPTEISADLTEDDFYQKMSKLSPKAGSLSVIMRSYKAAVSHSYRENGYSNFAWQPRFYESIIRSERDLENIQNYIVNNPANWSESKDNPINFEM from the coding sequence ATGACAAAAACGATTCGGTTGCAGAATTGGGATTACCGAAATAATGGCTGGTATTTCGTCACGATTTGTACGCGCGATCGCGTTTGTTATTTTGGGGATATTGTGGATTGTAAAATGGAGTTATCCGCGATCGGTAAAATAGCTCGGGCTTTTTGGCAAGAAATTCCTCAACATTCTCGTTATACCAGCCTTGACGCTTATGTTCTTATGCCCAATCATATCCACGGAATTGTGATTATCGATCGCCCAGATAACAGTGGTAGGGACGTTATATATAACGTCCCTACCGAAATCTCTGCCGATCTTACTGAAGACGATTTTTACCAGAAAATGTCGAAATTATCTCCAAAAGCGGGTTCTCTCAGTGTCATTATGCGCTCTTACAAAGCAGCCGTAAGTCATTCTTATCGTGAGAACGGCTATAGTAATTTTGCGTGGCAGCCCAGATTTTATGAAAGCATTATTCGCAGCGAACGCGATTTAGAAAACATACAAAACTACATTGTCAATAATCCTGCTAACTGGTCGGAAAGTAAGGATAATCCGATAAACTTTGAAATGTAA
- a CDS encoding type II toxin-antitoxin system HicA family toxin — protein MGKLSKLIAKFLTYPPEVRFDEVRYLLEAFGYWEARSKGSHHAFENEVGDVIIIPKKGGKKVKRTYVIEVVRLLDLENWQDDSE, from the coding sequence ATGGGCAAGCTCAGTAAACTTATCGCCAAATTTCTCACCTATCCTCCAGAAGTCCGTTTTGATGAAGTGCGCTATCTCTTAGAAGCTTTTGGATATTGGGAAGCTCGTTCTAAAGGTAGTCATCACGCTTTTGAAAATGAGGTAGGAGATGTAATTATTATTCCTAAAAAGGGAGGTAAAAAAGTCAAAAGAACATATGTGATAGAAGTCGTTCGCTTATTAGATTTAGAGAATTGGCAAGATGACTCAGAGTAA
- a CDS encoding type II toxin-antitoxin system HicB family antitoxin — MTQSKEVKRKPLEFYLSLKYPMSLYPEEDGGYTVTIPDLPGCLAQGDSLEEAIENINEARELWIETVYRSDKKTIPLPSRTIR; from the coding sequence ATGACTCAGAGTAAAGAAGTTAAACGCAAACCCTTAGAATTTTACCTGTCGTTAAAGTATCCAATGTCCCTTTATCCTGAAGAGGATGGAGGATATACCGTTACAATTCCCGATTTACCTGGATGTCTTGCACAAGGCGATAGTCTTGAAGAAGCAATTGAAAATATTAATGAAGCCAGAGAGTTATGGATAGAAACGGTTTATAGAAGTGACAAAAAAACGATTCCTTTGCCGTCGAGAACAATACGTTAA
- a CDS encoding TldD/PmbA family protein: protein MVQVRELANTTAEIAQKLGIQKYDIYGSSSDSIGVEVERGEPKQVKASNRSSVIVRVWNAEAKMGVTSTTDVDPQGIELALKTASEASAFGVSEHAPDFSPEATAPAAEIDRELVAPAEVPTLIDTLLAAENELIAAHPAIESVPYNGLSQRNIDRFYLNSDGALRDEACSYSSIYLYAKAEQEGKKPRSAGSYKVSTSLGELDVKGCIQETAAKTISHLDYQKIKTGKYCVVFSGEAFLSLLGAFSNLFNAQSILDNQSLSTPESLGKVIASPLLSVCDDALHSANVGGETFDGEGTPTRRTPLIEEGVLTHFLHSAGTAKRMNAQPTGNANSGAKVTVSPNFYHVFPGKAGDREYALETAENVILIDDLSALHAGVSPLQGSFSLPFDGWLVNKGDRTSIDSATVAGDFCEVLKSIIYVESEPDITPGGVCPRIWVEGLSITGE from the coding sequence ATGGTACAAGTTCGAGAACTCGCCAACACCACCGCAGAAATTGCCCAAAAACTCGGCATTCAAAAATACGACATTTACGGTTCCTCTAGCGATTCGATTGGAGTCGAAGTCGAGCGCGGCGAACCCAAACAAGTTAAAGCCTCGAATCGCTCTAGCGTTATCGTCCGAGTCTGGAACGCTGAAGCGAAAATGGGCGTAACCTCCACCACCGATGTCGATCCGCAAGGGATAGAACTCGCGCTCAAAACCGCCAGCGAAGCGAGTGCCTTTGGGGTAAGCGAACACGCCCCCGATTTTAGCCCGGAAGCTACTGCACCGGCTGCGGAAATCGATCGCGAACTCGTCGCCCCTGCTGAAGTCCCCACCTTAATCGATACCCTCCTCGCTGCGGAAAACGAGCTAATTGCCGCTCATCCTGCCATTGAAAGCGTTCCTTATAACGGCCTTTCTCAACGCAACATCGATCGCTTCTATCTCAACAGCGATGGCGCGCTGCGCGATGAAGCTTGTTCCTACAGTTCCATTTATTTATACGCCAAAGCCGAACAAGAGGGGAAAAAACCGCGCAGTGCGGGCAGTTATAAAGTCAGCACCAGCTTAGGCGAACTCGATGTTAAAGGCTGCATTCAAGAAACTGCGGCCAAGACGATTAGCCATCTCGATTACCAGAAAATTAAAACGGGCAAATATTGCGTTGTTTTTTCTGGGGAAGCTTTTTTAAGTTTGCTCGGAGCGTTTTCTAATTTGTTTAATGCCCAAAGTATTTTGGACAATCAAAGCCTATCGACTCCCGAATCTTTAGGGAAGGTAATTGCTTCGCCTTTACTTTCCGTTTGCGACGATGCGCTGCATTCGGCTAATGTCGGGGGCGAAACCTTCGATGGGGAAGGAACGCCGACGCGCCGCACGCCGCTGATTGAGGAGGGGGTTTTAACTCATTTTCTCCACAGTGCGGGAACGGCAAAGCGCATGAACGCTCAACCAACGGGAAATGCCAATTCGGGGGCAAAGGTAACGGTCAGTCCGAATTTTTACCATGTTTTTCCCGGTAAAGCGGGCGATCGCGAGTATGCGTTGGAAACGGCGGAAAATGTCATTCTCATCGACGATTTGAGCGCACTCCACGCGGGAGTAAGCCCGCTGCAAGGGTCGTTTTCGCTGCCGTTTGATGGTTGGTTGGTGAATAAGGGCGATCGCACCAGCATCGATTCGGCTACCGTCGCCGGGGATTTTTGCGAGGTGTTGAAATCGATTATTTACGTGGAATCCGAGCCAGATATCACTCCGGGCGGCGTTTGTCCGCGCATCTGGGTTGAGGGTCTCTCAATTACGGGAGAATAA
- the mgtE gene encoding magnesium transporter, whose product MLARSELRQLVRQQLEILLERGNLQGAKDLLVPVQPVDIAEAIEGLEESQQAIAFRLLSKAEAIEVYEHLDSSVQQNLIQKFKHQEVLDIVDQMSPDDRAKLFDELPAKVVRRLLSQLSPKERQMTALLLGYEEDTAGRIMTPEYISLKESLTVTQTLDRIRSLANASEVIYYLYVTDAERRLIGIVSLRDLIISAPDKILAEIATRETVSVFTNTDREEVARLIQRYDLLALPVVDREERLVGVVTVDDVIDIIEQEATEDIYALGGLQSDGDNYFQTNLLAVARKRVVWLFVLLGTNTITSEIIRSQSELLEKVVALAAFIPLLTGTGGNVGAQSSTVVIRGLNTDEIRDLGVAKVILREAMAGLLLGILLGTVATIYFSFQQDFLVCLAVGLSLVVISLLASVAGSSLPFLFRSLGLDPALMSAPFITTAVDAIGVLIYFNLARLILGL is encoded by the coding sequence ATGCTCGCGCGCAGCGAACTGCGCCAACTGGTGCGGCAGCAACTAGAAATCCTTTTAGAACGGGGCAACCTGCAAGGAGCAAAGGATCTATTAGTTCCCGTACAACCTGTTGATATTGCTGAAGCAATTGAAGGATTAGAAGAGTCCCAACAAGCGATCGCGTTTCGCTTACTCTCTAAAGCAGAAGCGATCGAAGTTTACGAACATCTCGATTCTAGCGTTCAACAAAATCTTATTCAAAAATTCAAGCATCAAGAAGTTCTCGATATCGTCGATCAAATGTCTCCCGACGATCGCGCTAAACTTTTTGACGAACTCCCCGCTAAAGTCGTGCGGCGACTGCTGTCGCAACTGAGTCCCAAAGAACGCCAAATGACGGCTTTGTTGCTCGGTTACGAAGAGGACACCGCCGGACGGATTATGACTCCGGAGTATATCTCGCTTAAGGAGAGTCTAACCGTTACGCAAACCCTCGATCGCATTCGCAGTTTAGCCAATGCCTCTGAAGTCATCTACTACCTTTATGTCACGGATGCGGAGCGACGTTTAATCGGGATTGTTTCCCTGCGCGATTTAATCATTTCCGCCCCCGACAAAATACTTGCAGAAATTGCAACTCGCGAAACCGTTAGCGTCTTTACAAATACCGATCGAGAGGAAGTGGCACGCCTCATTCAACGCTACGATTTACTAGCTCTTCCCGTCGTCGATCGCGAGGAACGATTAGTGGGTGTTGTTACCGTTGACGACGTAATTGATATTATCGAACAAGAAGCAACCGAAGATATCTATGCCCTCGGCGGTTTGCAATCTGATGGGGATAATTACTTTCAAACTAATCTTCTCGCTGTCGCCCGCAAGCGAGTTGTATGGTTGTTCGTCTTGCTCGGTACGAATACCATTACCAGCGAAATTATCCGCTCTCAATCGGAATTGCTCGAAAAAGTCGTTGCCCTGGCTGCTTTTATTCCCCTGCTTACGGGGACGGGCGGTAATGTCGGCGCGCAGTCTTCTACTGTTGTCATTCGCGGTTTGAATACCGATGAAATTCGCGATTTAGGAGTCGCTAAAGTGATTCTCCGCGAAGCGATGGCAGGGCTATTATTAGGGATTTTATTGGGAACGGTAGCAACGATTTATTTCTCGTTTCAACAAGATTTCTTGGTTTGTTTGGCGGTCGGTTTGAGCTTGGTTGTGATTTCTCTGCTGGCTTCGGTGGCGGGTTCGTCGCTGCCGTTTTTGTTCCGTTCTTTGGGGTTAGATCCGGCGTTGATGTCGGCTCCGTTTATTACCACAGCAGTAGACGCGATCGGCGTTTTAATTTACTTTAACCTCGCGCGGTTAATTCTGGGACTTTAG